Proteins encoded within one genomic window of Candidatus Eisenbacteria bacterium:
- the glyA gene encoding serine hydroxymethyltransferase — protein sequence MTAARPESARLTAHDAPLQTVDPEIAAAIRAEVERQRTTLELIASENFASAAVIEAMGTPLTNKYAEGYPGKRYYGGCEHVDVVESLAIERAKALFGAEHANVQPHAGAQANLSAYLALMPPGSTILGMALAHGGHLTHGHKVSHSGIIFKPVQYGLSPETGLLDYDQVASLAREHRPQVLVAGASAYPRVFDFPRLRAIADEVGAKFVFDMAHVAGLVAGGAHPSPVPHADVVTSTAHKTLRGPRSGFILSKAAFAKAVDKSVFPGAQGGPLMHVIAAKAVCFKEAATPEFQAYARQVTKNAKVLAQDLLARGYELVTGGTDNHLLLVDMKRAGFSGA from the coding sequence ATGACCGCCGCGAGACCCGAATCCGCGCGCCTGACGGCGCACGACGCGCCGCTCCAAACCGTCGATCCCGAGATCGCCGCCGCGATCCGCGCCGAGGTCGAGCGGCAGCGCACCACGCTCGAGCTCATCGCCTCGGAGAACTTCGCGAGCGCGGCCGTGATCGAGGCGATGGGAACGCCCCTGACGAACAAGTACGCCGAGGGCTACCCGGGGAAGCGCTACTACGGCGGCTGCGAGCACGTGGACGTGGTCGAGTCGCTCGCGATCGAGCGCGCGAAGGCGCTCTTCGGAGCGGAGCACGCGAACGTGCAGCCGCACGCCGGCGCGCAGGCGAATCTCTCCGCGTACCTCGCGCTCATGCCTCCGGGATCGACGATCCTCGGCATGGCGCTCGCCCACGGCGGACACCTCACGCACGGGCACAAGGTCAGCCACTCGGGAATCATCTTCAAGCCCGTGCAGTACGGGCTCTCGCCCGAGACGGGGCTCCTCGACTACGACCAGGTCGCGAGCCTGGCGCGAGAGCACCGGCCCCAGGTCCTCGTCGCCGGCGCGAGCGCCTATCCGCGCGTTTTCGACTTCCCGCGCCTCCGCGCGATCGCCGACGAGGTCGGAGCGAAGTTCGTGTTCGACATGGCGCACGTCGCGGGGCTCGTCGCCGGCGGCGCCCACCCGAGCCCGGTCCCGCACGCCGACGTGGTCACCTCGACCGCGCACAAGACGCTCCGCGGGCCGCGGAGCGGATTCATCCTCTCGAAGGCGGCGTTCGCGAAGGCGGTCGACAAGTCGGTCTTCCCGGGAGCGCAGGGCGGCCCCTTGATGCACGTGATCGCGGCCAAGGCGGTCTGCTTCAAGGAAGCGGCCACGCCGGAGTTCCAGGCGTACGCGCGGCAGGTCACGAAGAACGCGAAGGTGCTGGCCCAGGATCTCCTCGCGCGCGGATACGAGCTCGTGACGGGGGGCACGGACAACCATCTCCTCCTCGTCGACATGAAGCGCGCCGGGTTCTCGGGCGCGGA
- a CDS encoding branched-chain amino acid transaminase gives MAKESKSVIWMNGKFVPFEEATIHVLSHVVHYGSSVFEGIRAYATPKGTAVFRLDRHVQRMLDSCKIARIDCPYLYDELMDAVRETVRKNGGQACYIRPVVYRGYKTLGVNPTGVPVDVAIACLNWGKYLGKDALDKGIAVKVSSWRRAAPDTFPALAKTGANYLNSQLIKLEAITDGYEEGIALDAFGYVAEGSGENIFLVRGTTLYTPTMANAILPGITRDSILMLAADLGLTVREEQIPREALYIADEVFFTGTAAEITPITSIDRIPVGNGTVGAVTRSLQEAFFDIIEGRARDRHGWLFPIEPGDKIQRAAKKAR, from the coding sequence ATGGCGAAGGAGTCGAAGTCCGTCATCTGGATGAACGGGAAGTTCGTCCCGTTCGAGGAAGCGACGATCCACGTGCTCTCGCACGTGGTGCACTACGGCTCGAGCGTGTTCGAGGGGATTCGCGCGTACGCGACGCCGAAGGGGACGGCCGTCTTCCGGCTGGATCGCCACGTGCAGCGGATGCTGGACTCCTGCAAGATCGCGCGCATCGATTGTCCCTATCTCTACGACGAGCTCATGGACGCGGTCCGCGAGACCGTGCGCAAGAACGGCGGCCAGGCGTGCTACATCCGCCCGGTCGTCTACCGCGGCTACAAGACGCTCGGCGTGAACCCGACGGGCGTTCCGGTCGACGTCGCGATCGCGTGCCTGAACTGGGGCAAGTACCTCGGCAAGGACGCGCTCGACAAGGGCATCGCGGTCAAGGTCAGCTCGTGGCGCCGCGCGGCCCCGGACACGTTCCCGGCGCTCGCGAAGACCGGCGCGAACTACCTGAACAGCCAGCTCATCAAGCTCGAGGCGATCACCGACGGCTACGAGGAAGGGATCGCGCTCGACGCGTTCGGCTACGTGGCCGAGGGGAGCGGCGAGAACATCTTCCTGGTGCGGGGCACGACGCTCTACACGCCGACCATGGCGAACGCGATCCTGCCGGGCATCACGCGGGACTCGATCCTGATGCTCGCCGCGGACCTCGGGCTCACGGTGCGCGAGGAGCAGATCCCGCGCGAGGCGCTCTACATCGCGGACGAGGTCTTCTTCACCGGCACCGCGGCCGAGATCACGCCGATCACCTCGATCGACCGGATTCCGGTGGGGAACGGCACCGTCGGCGCCGTGACGCGGTCACTTCAAGAGGCCTTCTTCGACATCATCGAGGGTCGTGCGCGCGACCGCCACGGCTGGCTCTTCCCGATCGAGCCCGGGGACAAGATCCAGCGCGCCGCGAAGAAGGCGCGCTGA